From Ruminococcaceae bacterium KH2T8, one genomic window encodes:
- a CDS encoding Beta-lactamase enzyme family protein: MKKEGKWKRLLDVTVPILCLSVAVTGCEAFHFGQPAGTSDTTMAVTSIPITEETSESIPEETVDYAALRTETCSLLIEEIYNKLTSRAMPDGAYADHAASLADGTSDIFEVVSLIIESPEFEDADLTDEEFAIGCYSAFEGKIASSSEIRFVEGLLEDGMSRGEVAQLFMKCEHFAETCSGYGFLPQYEMSVTAFGDDCYGYVNDLTCGEHLTPVGDFIPGPEALDALYAAMDELDEQNRSFGYMMIDMETGYGVAYNIDQTYYTASSIKGPFAASFACQDPDSALNWESTIINMLVNSDNDAYTALNNTYRRVFIQQWCEEIGIDPEPFRFKYPHITTRQMTSLWLRSYEFFESGEFGEQAGTWFENPAYSLIHSELGEQYVTRSKAGWLIDDDPTHTTTVDAGIVYADNGPYVVVIMSRVPRDIEPLRPLMQAIEITHLEM; the protein is encoded by the coding sequence ATGAAGAAGGAAGGAAAATGGAAAAGACTGCTCGATGTGACAGTCCCCATCCTGTGCCTGTCGGTAGCCGTCACGGGATGCGAGGCCTTTCACTTCGGACAACCCGCCGGGACAAGCGATACGACGATGGCCGTCACTTCGATCCCGATCACTGAGGAAACTTCGGAGAGTATCCCCGAAGAGACCGTTGACTATGCGGCTTTGCGCACAGAGACCTGTTCCCTCCTGATAGAAGAGATATACAATAAGCTCACTTCAAGAGCTATGCCGGACGGCGCTTATGCGGATCATGCCGCGAGCCTCGCGGACGGAACCTCCGATATATTTGAAGTTGTCTCACTGATAATCGAATCACCCGAATTTGAAGACGCGGACCTGACCGATGAAGAGTTCGCTATCGGATGCTATTCCGCTTTCGAAGGAAAGATCGCAAGCTCAAGCGAGATAAGATTCGTCGAAGGACTCCTCGAAGACGGGATGAGCCGCGGCGAAGTAGCACAGCTGTTCATGAAATGCGAGCACTTTGCCGAGACCTGCTCGGGATACGGATTCCTTCCTCAGTATGAGATGTCCGTCACCGCATTCGGCGATGACTGCTACGGTTACGTTAATGACCTCACCTGCGGCGAGCATCTGACCCCCGTCGGCGACTTCATCCCGGGTCCCGAGGCACTCGATGCACTCTACGCCGCGATGGATGAGCTCGATGAACAGAACAGGTCATTCGGCTATATGATGATAGACATGGAGACGGGATATGGCGTCGCATATAATATCGACCAGACTTACTATACGGCAAGTTCCATCAAGGGGCCTTTCGCAGCGAGCTTCGCTTGTCAGGATCCGGACTCGGCCCTGAACTGGGAGAGCACGATCATCAACATGCTGGTCAATTCGGACAATGACGCTTATACCGCTCTCAATAATACGTACAGGAGAGTATTCATCCAGCAGTGGTGCGAAGAGATCGGTATCGATCCCGAACCGTTCAGATTCAAATATCCTCACATCACGACAAGGCAGATGACGTCGCTCTGGCTTAGGAGCTACGAATTCTTTGAATCGGGAGAATTCGGCGAGCAGGCCGGCACGTGGTTTGAAAATCCCGCATATTCACTTATCCACAGCGAGCTCGGCGAACAGTATGTCACAAGGTCCAAAGCGGGATGGCTCATCGATGACGATCCGACTCATACGACTACGGTCGATGCAGGCATCGTCTATGCAGACAACGGTCCCTACGTAGTAGTTATAATGTCACGTGTACCGAGAGACATCGAACCGCTCCGCCCTCTGATGCAGGCGATCGAGATCACGCATCTTGAGATGTGA
- a CDS encoding Uncharacterized membrane protein YsdA, DUF1294 family, with translation MTSYVLIAIIWAIAELVPFIAFGLDKLKAKKGMWRIPEATLLALAFVGPLGALIGMYLWHHKTKKPRFFITVPLFLILRGVAVVLLVRHFGLP, from the coding sequence ATGACAAGTTACGTTTTGATTGCAATTATATGGGCGATAGCAGAACTCGTCCCGTTCATAGCTTTCGGCCTCGATAAGCTAAAGGCCAAGAAGGGAATGTGGCGCATCCCGGAGGCGACGCTGCTGGCATTGGCTTTTGTAGGACCGCTCGGCGCTCTTATCGGTATGTATCTCTGGCATCACAAGACTAAGAAGCCGCGCTTCTTTATCACCGTGCCGCTATTCCTGATCTTAAGGGGAGTGGCAGTAGTCTTGCTCGTCAGACACTTCGGTCTGCCATAA
- a CDS encoding acyl-CoA thioesterase, producing MTIEELLGIKEGEGGLHNFLGVHEVRIGNDGSVAVDMKITKDLLNPRGMVHGGTISALCDIAIGCFHATKGEEAVALSSELHFFKPGLDGSTLTATVYERKKGHTICTFLIEVRDDNGRHVADGMYTTYKSQNSDNK from the coding sequence ATGACAATAGAAGAATTATTGGGTATCAAGGAAGGCGAAGGCGGTCTTCACAATTTCCTCGGAGTACATGAAGTGCGTATCGGAAATGACGGGAGCGTAGCCGTTGACATGAAGATAACCAAGGATCTTTTGAATCCCCGCGGAATGGTACACGGCGGAACGATCTCCGCACTGTGTGACATCGCGATCGGATGCTTTCACGCGACAAAGGGCGAAGAGGCAGTGGCATTGAGCAGCGAACTTCATTTCTTTAAGCCCGGTCTTGACGGATCAACACTTACCGCCACCGTTTATGAGCGAAAGAAAGGACATACGATCTGCACTTTCCTGATCGAGGTCAGAGATGACAACGGAAGACACGTTGCGGACGGTATGTATACGACTTATAAGAGTCAGAATTCAGATAATAAGTGA
- a CDS encoding diguanylate cyclase (GGDEF) domain-containing protein: MEDRLNIGFLVDDLNNYFTYQACKGAELAARALEANLFIYPGHYIGAPDGRYETTEFEYQYNTIFTLPTEHNLDIIYVLLGTIGSRAELEVQKKFIESLPDVPIVTLFAEIEGYPSVTFDNRKGIERVITHLLDKHDIKKIGYVSGPKTNKDSRERLEAFKTLMSSRGLIVEDKMIAYGDFTENSADVVGKLLDDNPDLEAVMFANDSMAVGGYKVFEKRGIRVGKDILAAGFDDDIFAASMNPPLTTVEASSADLTYQAVLAANSFMSAESSASISVETYLVQRSSCGCDGVDLDEMRARLKVDDLRSGGTDYIDSMTRYLLGVYDDNYKTEEIKNALSEFCGAYCDYLQDNGLRDNADKAFGKLIDSEILLYASNERLFNILQALREEGEIILGDKGQSGLNDMFSDYFRILSLKGLSVMSSYVSRRDKVSRLVNKQTGEIFVMSNEGEIPYMHLIDGLDSVGFESTYLYMFQGNSRNTAGEEWRCPKSVLLKAFADMNGVHTPHDEQQLIRTEEIFTNEFIPVDNRKTMTVFPLFVGEELYGFVVNEVDSSDLTHVSMVAFQLSVSLKSLLMIEDQNKVKQELQNSLEKFMRDNSLLSREAKQDELTGLYNRRGFLEASKEAVTDPFNRGKNAIICYADMDNLKMINDKFGHDDGDFALKEIASILTDAFRSTDIVGRIGGDEFVAFALVGELENYEESIKNRIVSVTQKHNEAAGKPYPIDMSVGICEFVCDDKADIYALLDKADEKLYTEKTEKKRKNGSYR; the protein is encoded by the coding sequence GTGGAAGATCGATTGAATATCGGATTCCTTGTCGATGACCTGAATAACTACTTTACTTATCAGGCGTGCAAGGGAGCCGAGTTGGCGGCAAGAGCACTCGAGGCAAATCTCTTTATCTACCCGGGTCACTATATCGGTGCACCTGACGGTCGCTATGAGACTACCGAATTCGAGTATCAGTACAATACGATATTTACTCTGCCGACTGAACATAATCTCGATATCATCTATGTACTCCTCGGTACTATCGGTTCGAGAGCCGAGCTCGAAGTTCAGAAGAAGTTCATAGAATCACTTCCCGATGTTCCGATCGTTACTCTATTCGCAGAGATCGAAGGATATCCCTCGGTTACTTTCGATAACAGAAAAGGTATCGAGAGGGTCATCACGCACCTGCTCGATAAGCATGACATAAAGAAGATCGGATATGTCTCCGGTCCGAAGACCAATAAGGATTCACGAGAGAGACTCGAGGCGTTTAAGACCCTCATGTCCTCAAGGGGACTGATCGTAGAAGACAAAATGATCGCCTACGGTGATTTCACGGAGAACAGTGCTGATGTCGTAGGTAAGCTCCTTGACGATAATCCGGATCTCGAAGCAGTTATGTTTGCTAACGACAGCATGGCAGTAGGCGGATATAAGGTATTCGAGAAGAGAGGTATCCGTGTAGGAAAGGATATCCTGGCTGCCGGATTCGATGACGACATCTTCGCGGCTTCCATGAATCCTCCGCTTACTACGGTCGAGGCAAGTTCCGCGGATCTTACATATCAGGCCGTCCTGGCCGCGAACTCGTTCATGTCCGCGGAAAGCTCCGCGAGCATCTCGGTCGAGACATATCTCGTTCAGCGTTCTTCGTGCGGATGTGACGGAGTGGATCTTGACGAGATGAGGGCAAGACTCAAGGTGGATGACCTTCGAAGCGGCGGTACGGATTATATCGATTCCATGACCCGCTATCTGCTTGGAGTCTATGACGATAACTACAAAACCGAAGAGATAAAGAATGCCCTGTCGGAGTTTTGCGGCGCTTACTGTGACTATCTTCAGGATAACGGACTTCGCGATAATGCTGACAAGGCTTTCGGGAAACTGATAGACAGCGAGATACTCCTGTATGCGAGCAACGAAAGGCTCTTTAATATCCTTCAGGCATTGAGGGAAGAAGGGGAGATCATCCTCGGTGACAAAGGACAGTCCGGCCTTAACGATATGTTCTCGGATTATTTCAGGATCTTATCTCTCAAGGGACTCAGCGTCATGAGCAGCTACGTGAGCAGGAGAGACAAGGTCTCGAGGCTCGTAAATAAGCAGACCGGCGAGATCTTCGTCATGTCTAATGAAGGCGAGATCCCTTATATGCATCTTATCGATGGTCTTGATTCGGTCGGATTCGAGAGCACGTATCTTTATATGTTCCAGGGTAACTCGAGAAACACGGCCGGCGAAGAATGGAGATGCCCGAAGTCGGTCCTCCTCAAGGCTTTCGCCGATATGAACGGAGTACATACTCCTCACGACGAGCAGCAGCTCATAAGGACCGAAGAGATATTTACGAACGAGTTCATTCCCGTCGATAATAGAAAGACGATGACGGTGTTCCCGCTGTTCGTCGGCGAGGAACTATACGGTTTTGTCGTTAATGAGGTCGATTCATCTGATCTTACTCACGTATCGATGGTCGCTTTCCAGCTTTCCGTATCGCTCAAATCCCTTCTCATGATCGAGGATCAGAACAAGGTGAAGCAGGAGCTTCAGAATTCACTCGAGAAGTTCATGAGGGACAATTCGCTCCTTTCCAGGGAAGCAAAGCAGGACGAGCTCACCGGACTTTATAACAGGCGAGGCTTTCTCGAAGCATCGAAGGAAGCCGTCACGGATCCTTTCAACAGAGGAAAGAATGCGATCATCTGCTATGCGGATATGGATAACCTCAAGATGATCAACGATAAGTTCGGACACGATGACGGTGACTTTGCCTTAAAGGAGATAGCTTCCATCCTGACAGATGCTTTCAGGAGCACCGATATAGTCGGAAGGATAGGCGGAGACGAGTTCGTCGCTTTCGCGCTGGTAGGTGAGCTCGAGAACTACGAGGAGTCCATAAAGAACAGGATCGTATCGGTGACGCAAAAGCACAACGAAGCTGCGGGAAAGCCTTATCCCATCGACATGAGCGTCGGTATCTGCGAGTTCGTCTGTGACGACAAGGCGGACATCTACGCGCTCCTTGATAAGGCAGATGAGAAACTCTATACCGAGAAGACCGAGAAGAAGCGAAAGAACGGTTCATACAGGTGA
- a CDS encoding heterodisulfide reductase subunit B codes for MKYSYYPGCTLKNKAQDLDMYARRAAVALGFELEEIPEWQCCGGVYPLGTDEIATKLSSVRALNYAKEQGQDLITLCSACHHVLKRVNDDMKNVADISDRANNYMGLDEPYKGETTVVHFLEVLRDRIGFDEIKKKVVNPLTGKKIGAYYGCLVLRPGKILEFDDPEDPKIMEDFIRALGAEPVIYPYRNECCGAYSSLKEGGVSQERTKLIFDSSSGFGADMLITACPLCMYNLNKSEADSKVPVYYFTELLAEALGVKEGN; via the coding sequence ATGAAATACAGTTATTACCCCGGATGTACCCTGAAGAACAAGGCACAGGATCTTGACATGTATGCAAGACGTGCCGCGGTCGCTCTCGGGTTTGAACTGGAAGAGATCCCTGAATGGCAGTGCTGCGGCGGAGTTTATCCTCTTGGTACCGATGAGATAGCTACAAAGCTCTCATCCGTAAGAGCTCTTAACTACGCCAAGGAGCAGGGACAGGACCTTATCACACTTTGTTCCGCTTGCCATCACGTGCTCAAGCGCGTAAACGACGACATGAAGAATGTTGCCGATATCTCTGACAGAGCAAACAATTATATGGGGCTCGATGAGCCTTACAAGGGCGAGACTACAGTCGTACATTTCCTTGAAGTTCTTCGTGACAGGATCGGATTCGATGAGATCAAGAAGAAGGTCGTAAATCCCCTTACAGGCAAGAAGATCGGCGCATACTATGGCTGCCTCGTTCTTCGTCCCGGTAAGATCCTTGAGTTCGACGATCCCGAAGATCCCAAGATCATGGAAGATTTCATCAGAGCTTTAGGCGCTGAGCCCGTTATCTATCCTTACAGGAACGAGTGCTGCGGAGCATACAGCTCTCTTAAGGAAGGCGGCGTGTCTCAGGAGAGAACAAAGCTCATCTTTGATTCCTCCTCAGGATTCGGTGCGGATATGCTCATCACGGCTTGTCCTCTTTGCATGTATAACCTTAACAAGTCCGAAGCGGACAGTAAGGTTCCCGTATATTATTTCACTGAGCTTCTTGCCGAGGCTCTCGGAGTAAAGGAGGGCAACTAA
- a CDS encoding heterodisulfide reductase subunit C yields MTKQEIEKKVELIKEISGCDPYKCMKCGKCSGSCPAFNEMDVKPHQFASYIVNGDIESLVSSKSLWKCLTCFACIERCPRNVQPGKLIDAARQLVERERGGDYLQAEDIPELLDEDVPQQLLVSAYRRYRR; encoded by the coding sequence ATGACAAAGCAAGAAATCGAGAAGAAAGTCGAGCTGATCAAGGAGATCAGCGGATGCGATCCCTATAAGTGCATGAAGTGCGGCAAGTGCTCCGGCTCCTGCCCCGCATTCAATGAGATGGATGTTAAGCCTCACCAGTTCGCATCTTATATAGTCAACGGCGACATCGAGTCGCTCGTAAGTTCAAAGTCTCTTTGGAAGTGCCTTACATGTTTTGCATGTATTGAGAGATGCCCCAGGAACGTACAGCCCGGTAAGCTCATCGATGCGGCAAGACAGCTCGTTGAGAGGGAGAGAGGCGGAGATTACCTCCAGGCAGAGGATATCCCCGAGCTCCTCGATGAAGATGTTCCTCAGCAGCTCCTCGTAAGCGCATACCGCAGGTACAGGAGGTAA
- a CDS encoding heterodisulfide reductase subunit A: protein MQRIGVFVCHCGTNIAATVDVKKVVELVRFEPGVVYADDYMYMCSEAGQEKIIAAIKEHELTGLVICSCSPRMHEKTFRACAEKAGLNPYMVEVANIREQCSWIHKDREEATEKAVILARAAIAKVNLNTPLQEGESPVTKRALVIGGGIAGIQTALDIADAGYEVDIVEREPSIGGRMSQFDKTFPTLDCASCILTPKMVEVNQHPNITLYTYSEVEGVSGYVGNFDVQIRKKARSVDMSACTGCGECQAKCPLGKMGKIPSEFDRGLRTRPAIYMPFAQAVPAVPVIDRENCTYFKTGKCGVCAKICPSKAVNYEQEDEIVTVKYGAIVVATGFDIINLDKYGEYAYNESPDVITSIELERLMNASGPTGGHLERMSDHKQPKDIVFIQCVGSRCDDEKGKPYCSKVCCMYTAKHAMLIKDHWPDTNITVFYIDVRTPGKNFDEFYRRAVEQYHVNYVKGQVGKVIPQPDGSLLVQGVDLLDNKQIMKKTDMVVLAAAVEPNKGVRKIATMLTASIDNNDFLTEAHAKLRPVESPTAGIFLSGMAQGPKDIPETVSQAGAAAVKVVGLLAKDKLKTNPCTAKCDPMFCNGCSTCANVCPYGAITYEDQQVRGPGVNETRRVAVVNNALCQGCGACTTACPSGAMDLQGFSNRQITTEVDSICR, encoded by the coding sequence ATGCAGAGAATTGGTGTATTTGTCTGTCACTGCGGTACCAACATCGCCGCCACGGTAGACGTTAAGAAAGTTGTTGAGCTCGTAAGATTCGAGCCCGGTGTAGTCTATGCCGATGACTACATGTATATGTGTTCCGAAGCAGGTCAGGAGAAGATCATCGCTGCTATCAAGGAACATGAACTTACAGGTCTTGTCATCTGCTCCTGCTCGCCTCGTATGCACGAGAAGACGTTCAGGGCATGTGCAGAGAAGGCAGGTCTCAATCCTTATATGGTTGAGGTTGCCAACATCCGTGAGCAGTGCTCCTGGATCCATAAGGACAGGGAAGAGGCTACGGAGAAGGCTGTCATCCTTGCAAGAGCAGCTATCGCAAAGGTAAATCTCAACACTCCTCTTCAGGAGGGTGAGAGCCCCGTTACAAAGAGAGCTCTCGTTATCGGCGGTGGTATCGCCGGTATCCAGACAGCTCTTGATATCGCAGATGCAGGTTATGAAGTAGATATCGTCGAGAGAGAGCCTTCCATCGGAGGAAGGATGAGTCAGTTCGATAAGACTTTCCCTACTCTCGACTGTGCTTCCTGTATCCTTACTCCCAAGATGGTTGAGGTCAATCAGCACCCCAACATTACTCTCTATACATATAGTGAGGTAGAGGGCGTATCCGGATATGTAGGTAACTTTGACGTACAGATCAGAAAGAAGGCAAGATCCGTAGATATGTCCGCATGTACTGGATGCGGTGAGTGCCAGGCAAAGTGCCCCTTGGGCAAGATGGGTAAGATCCCCAGCGAGTTCGACAGAGGACTTCGTACAAGACCTGCCATCTACATGCCTTTCGCTCAGGCTGTTCCCGCGGTACCCGTTATCGACAGAGAGAACTGCACATACTTCAAGACAGGTAAGTGCGGTGTCTGCGCAAAGATCTGTCCTTCCAAGGCCGTTAACTACGAGCAGGAAGACGAGATCGTAACAGTTAAGTACGGTGCTATCGTCGTAGCTACGGGATTTGACATCATCAACCTCGATAAGTACGGCGAATATGCTTATAACGAGTCTCCCGATGTTATTACATCCATCGAGCTCGAGCGTCTCATGAACGCTTCAGGTCCTACAGGCGGACACCTTGAGAGAATGAGCGACCATAAGCAGCCCAAGGATATCGTATTTATCCAGTGCGTAGGTTCAAGATGCGACGATGAGAAGGGTAAGCCATACTGCTCCAAGGTATGCTGTATGTATACCGCTAAGCACGCAATGCTCATCAAGGATCACTGGCCCGATACGAATATCACGGTATTCTATATCGACGTAAGAACTCCCGGTAAGAACTTCGATGAGTTCTACAGAAGAGCTGTCGAGCAGTATCACGTAAACTACGTCAAGGGTCAGGTCGGTAAGGTCATCCCTCAGCCCGACGGATCACTTCTCGTTCAGGGCGTAGATCTCCTTGATAATAAGCAGATCATGAAGAAGACCGATATGGTCGTTCTTGCTGCTGCAGTAGAGCCTAACAAGGGCGTTCGTAAGATCGCTACGATGCTCACTGCAAGTATCGATAATAATGACTTCCTTACAGAAGCTCACGCTAAGCTTCGTCCCGTTGAGTCTCCTACGGCTGGTATCTTCCTTTCCGGTATGGCTCAGGGTCCCAAGGATATCCCCGAGACAGTATCCCAGGCAGGTGCTGCTGCAGTTAAGGTAGTAGGACTTCTTGCCAAGGATAAGCTCAAGACTAACCCCTGCACCGCTAAGTGCGATCCCATGTTCTGTAACGGATGTTCCACGTGTGCGAATGTCTGCCCTTACGGAGCTATCACATATGAGGATCAGCAGGTCAGAGGTCCCGGAGTCAACGAGACAAGAAGAGTTGCAGTCGTCAACAACGCCCTCTGCCAGGGCTGCGGTGCTTGTACTACTGCTTGTCCTTCCGGTGCTATGGATCTTCAGGGCTTCTCTAACAGACAGATCACAACGGAGGTGGATTCTATATGTCGATGA
- a CDS encoding Coenzyme F420-reducing hydrogenase, delta subunit — translation MSMNEENKEFRPLIVAFCCNWCSYAGADLAGSSRLSYPADVKIIRVPCSGRVNPMFILRAFERGADGVIICGCHPGDCHYSTGNYYARRRMTLLFSMLDYMGIEDGRTRVEWCSAAEGVKFSNTMNEFCEKVKSLGKCVRLGDIRCKD, via the coding sequence ATGTCGATGAACGAAGAAAATAAGGAATTTCGTCCGTTGATAGTAGCGTTCTGCTGCAACTGGTGTTCCTACGCCGGCGCGGACCTTGCAGGATCTTCAAGGCTTTCCTATCCTGCTGATGTAAAGATCATAAGAGTACCCTGCTCCGGTAGAGTTAATCCGATGTTCATCCTCAGAGCTTTCGAGAGAGGCGCTGACGGAGTCATCATCTGCGGATGTCATCCCGGAGACTGTCACTACAGCACAGGTAACTACTATGCAAGAAGAAGAATGACACTTCTCTTCTCCATGCTCGACTATATGGGCATCGAGGACGGAAGAACAAGAGTCGAGTGGTGTTCCGCCGCAGAAGGCGTTAAGTTCTCTAACACGATGAACGAGTTCTGCGAGAAGGTTAAGTCTCTCGGCAAGTGTGTCAGATTGGGGGATATAAGATGCAAGGATTGA
- a CDS encoding 4Fe-4S dicluster domain-containing protein codes for MQGLIDRLTALLSDGTVARVIGWKKGDMAYNPEPHMFETAESLKDFVYDGFCGANLSKMMIEATKLEGKTAVCLKPCDTYSFNQLIREHRVVRENAYIIGVGCRGKLDIEKIKKETKGITSISGTELDGSDDIKIESIYGDKTISYNDALLNRCHVCKGKEHMIYDEIWGESKDTADQERFAEVEKIEAMSSEEKFEFFRNELSKCIRCNACRNVCPACSCRKCIFDNTKFDAQQKANVVSFEERMFHIIRAFHVAGRCTDCGECSRVCPEGIPLHLFNRKFIKDIDKFYGEFQAGKDPEAQSPLTDFTFEDIEPGERG; via the coding sequence ATGCAAGGATTGATCGACAGATTAACAGCACTTCTTTCCGACGGTACCGTAGCAAGAGTTATCGGCTGGAAGAAGGGTGACATGGCTTATAATCCCGAACCTCATATGTTCGAGACGGCAGAGTCCCTGAAGGATTTTGTCTACGACGGCTTCTGCGGAGCTAATCTCTCCAAGATGATGATCGAAGCTACAAAGCTCGAGGGAAAGACGGCTGTATGCCTTAAGCCCTGCGATACCTATAGCTTCAACCAGCTCATCAGAGAGCACAGGGTGGTTCGCGAGAATGCTTATATCATCGGCGTAGGCTGTAGAGGTAAGCTCGATATCGAGAAGATCAAGAAGGAGACAAAGGGTATCACTTCCATCTCCGGTACGGAGCTCGACGGCAGCGACGATATCAAGATCGAGTCCATCTACGGTGACAAGACGATCAGCTACAACGATGCACTCCTTAACAGATGTCACGTCTGTAAGGGTAAGGAGCACATGATATACGACGAGATCTGGGGAGAGTCCAAGGACACTGCAGATCAGGAGAGATTTGCCGAGGTCGAGAAGATCGAGGCAATGAGCTCCGAGGAGAAGTTCGAGTTCTTCAGGAACGAGCTCAGTAAGTGTATCAGATGTAACGCATGCCGTAACGTATGCCCCGCATGCTCCTGCAGAAAGTGCATTTTCGATAATACGAAGTTCGATGCTCAGCAGAAGGCTAATGTGGTCTCCTTCGAAGAGAGGATGTTCCACATCATCAGGGCATTCCACGTAGCAGGAAGATGTACCGACTGCGGTGAATGCTCGAGAGTATGCCCCGAGGGTATCCCTCTTCACCTCTTCAACAGAAAGTTCATCAAGGACATCGATAAATTCTACGGCGAGTTCCAGGCAGGTAAGGATCCTGAGGCACAGAGCCCTCTTACGGACTTTACCTTCGAAGACATCGAGCCCGGAGAAAGGGGATAA
- a CDS encoding 4Fe-4S dicluster containing protein, which produces MYKIALKDLNTLFSKIAEEQELILPIKKAGQYNFGVYEEGCDIDGILTNKTVKSGKDAFFPQFETLYNVRKKITPADELENGEEAANTKIRTKLEIEAEALKDKDFVIFGMRACDVKGVEVLDQVFLTDPVDNYYKARREHGIIVALACHEPEESCFCTVFGIDPADPSKSKADVATWIVGEELCWKAITEKGEALTKKIESILASADDSAVDAEIANITSIMDKLPNTKLSLEGWGQGKTDEKFGSDVWNKIYTPCLGCGTCTFVCPTCQCYDIKDYTTKDGIQRYRCWDSCMYSDFTLMAGGQNRTSQVQRFRQRFMHKLVYFPDRYGMYSCVGCGRCVDKCPQSLNIVKVIKAFENEQKEAGANV; this is translated from the coding sequence ATGTATAAGATTGCTTTAAAGGATTTAAATACATTATTCTCGAAGATCGCCGAAGAGCAGGAGCTCATCCTTCCCATCAAGAAGGCCGGTCAGTATAACTTCGGCGTATACGAGGAAGGCTGTGACATCGACGGTATCCTTACGAACAAGACTGTTAAGTCGGGTAAGGATGCATTCTTCCCTCAGTTCGAGACTCTTTATAATGTAAGAAAGAAGATCACTCCCGCCGATGAACTCGAAAACGGCGAGGAGGCTGCAAACACAAAGATCAGGACAAAGCTCGAGATCGAAGCCGAGGCTCTTAAGGATAAGGACTTCGTTATCTTCGGTATGAGAGCATGTGACGTTAAGGGTGTAGAAGTACTCGACCAGGTATTCCTTACAGACCCCGTAGATAACTACTACAAGGCAAGAAGAGAGCACGGCATCATCGTTGCTCTTGCGTGCCATGAGCCCGAAGAGTCCTGCTTCTGTACTGTATTCGGTATCGATCCCGCGGATCCTTCCAAGTCCAAGGCAGACGTTGCTACATGGATCGTAGGTGAGGAGCTTTGCTGGAAGGCTATTACCGAGAAGGGTGAGGCTCTCACAAAGAAGATCGAGTCCATCCTTGCAAGTGCTGATGACAGTGCAGTCGATGCAGAGATCGCCAATATCACATCCATCATGGACAAGCTTCCCAATACAAAGCTCTCCCTCGAAGGATGGGGCCAGGGCAAGACTGACGAGAAGTTCGGTTCAGACGTTTGGAACAAGATCTATACACCTTGTCTCGGATGCGGAACATGTACTTTCGTATGTCCTACATGCCAGTGCTACGATATCAAGGATTACACGACAAAGGACGGCATCCAGAGATACAGATGCTGGGATTCCTGCATGTACTCCGACTTCACATTGATGGCAGGCGGCCAGAACCGTACATCACAGGTTCAGCGCTTCCGTCAGAGATTCATGCATAAGCTCGTATACTTCCCCGACAGATACGGTATGTATTCCTGCGTAGGATGCGGCAGATGCGTAGATAAGTGCCCTCAGTCCCTTAATATAGTTAAGGTAATAAAGGCATTCGAAAATGAGCAGAAGGAGGCAGGAGCCAATGTGTAA